From Erwinia sp. HDF1-3R, one genomic window encodes:
- the mqo gene encoding malate dehydrogenase (quinone): protein MIGGGIMSATLGTYLQQLEPNWRIGMVERLDDVAEESSNGWNNAGTGHAALAEMNYTPMNSDGTVAIGKAVEINEAFQISRQFWAYQVQQGVLSHPRSFITSVPHMSFVWGEEHVNFLKKRYAALQKNTLFRDMEYSENPEQIKRWIPLIMEGRDAHQRVAATRSEMGTDVNFGEITRQLIASLKKSAGFSLQNHHEVRDIKRDRDGMWRVTLSDLKNSGRKQTLRARYIFIGAGGAALTLLQASGIPEAKDYAGFPVGGEFLVTDNQEVVNRHLAKVYGKAEVGAPPMSVPHLDTRTLDGKQVLLFGPFASFSTRYLKQGSLWDMFGSMTSSNVLPMAQVGLNNFNLVKYLVGQVMLTDDDRHRALQAYLPQAKKEDWRRVKAGQRVQIIKKEAGKGGVLKLGTEVVTSQDGTISALLGASPGASTAAHIMLELMKKVFAEKMATPAWQSTLKTMIPSLGQSLNGNVAATEKVLAETSRLLQLAYTPPVAANDEAQQAGSTAMGK, encoded by the coding sequence ATGATTGGCGGCGGCATTATGAGCGCGACGCTGGGCACCTACCTCCAGCAGCTTGAGCCAAACTGGCGCATCGGCATGGTCGAGCGCCTGGATGACGTCGCGGAAGAGAGTTCAAATGGCTGGAATAATGCGGGCACGGGACATGCTGCGCTGGCTGAGATGAACTACACCCCGATGAACAGCGACGGTACGGTGGCTATCGGGAAGGCGGTCGAGATCAACGAGGCATTTCAGATCTCCCGACAGTTCTGGGCTTATCAGGTTCAGCAGGGCGTGCTGAGTCATCCCCGCAGCTTTATCACCAGCGTGCCTCATATGAGCTTCGTTTGGGGGGAGGAACACGTTAACTTTCTGAAAAAACGCTATGCCGCGCTGCAGAAAAATACGCTGTTTCGCGATATGGAATACTCGGAAAACCCTGAGCAGATCAAGAGATGGATCCCGTTGATTATGGAAGGGCGTGATGCGCATCAGCGCGTTGCCGCGACCCGCAGCGAGATGGGGACCGACGTTAACTTCGGTGAAATCACGCGCCAGCTGATTGCCTCGCTAAAGAAAAGCGCCGGATTTAGCCTGCAAAATCATCATGAGGTGCGTGATATCAAGCGTGACCGGGACGGAATGTGGCGTGTTACCCTGTCCGATCTGAAAAACAGCGGGCGTAAACAAACCCTTCGCGCCAGGTACATCTTTATCGGTGCGGGCGGGGCGGCGCTGACGCTGCTACAGGCCTCCGGCATTCCGGAAGCGAAAGATTATGCGGGCTTTCCGGTGGGCGGTGAATTCCTCGTCACCGATAATCAGGAGGTGGTGAACCGCCACCTGGCCAAAGTTTATGGTAAAGCCGAGGTGGGTGCGCCGCCGATGTCCGTGCCGCATCTGGATACCCGGACGCTGGACGGTAAACAGGTTCTGCTATTTGGCCCCTTTGCCTCATTTTCTACGCGGTATCTGAAGCAGGGTTCGCTGTGGGATATGTTTGGTTCAATGACCTCATCGAACGTTTTACCGATGGCGCAGGTTGGGCTGAATAACTTCAATCTGGTGAAATACCTGGTAGGCCAGGTGATGCTGACCGATGACGATCGGCACCGGGCGCTACAGGCCTATTTACCGCAGGCGAAAAAAGAGGACTGGCGTCGCGTAAAAGCGGGGCAGCGCGTGCAAATTATCAAAAAAGAGGCGGGTAAAGGCGGCGTACTTAAACTGGGTACCGAGGTGGTGACTTCGCAGGATGGCACGATTTCTGCCCTGCTGGGTGCATCGCCGGGCGCTTCAACGGCGGCGCATATTATGCTGGAGCTGATGAAAAAGGTCTTCGCAGAAAAGATGGCTACCCCGGCATGGCAGTCGACGCTGAAAACGATGATCCCGTCCCTCGGGCAGAGCCTGAACGGTAACGTCGCTGCAACGGAGAAGGTGCTGGCAGAAACCAGCCGGCTTCTTCAGCTGGCCTATACGCCACCCGTGGCGGCCAACGATGAAGCGCAGCAGGCCGGCTCGACGGCAATGGGTAAGTAA
- the tpiA gene encoding triose-phosphate isomerase, translating to MRHPLVMGNWKLNGSKTVVKELIAGLRNELSSVDGCGVAIAPPVMYLDQAKHALSGSQIVLGAQNVDVNLSGAFTGEVSADMLKDVGAQYIIIGHSERRTYHKESDELIAKKFALLKAAGLIPVLCIGETEAENEAGKTEEVCARQIDAVLKTQGAEAFNGVVIAYEPVWAIGTGKSATPAQAQAVHKFIRDHIAKENHAVAAQVILQYGGSVNDKNAAELFAQPDIDGALVGGASLKADAFAAIVKAAAAAKNA from the coding sequence ATGCGACATCCATTAGTTATGGGTAACTGGAAACTGAACGGCAGCAAAACAGTGGTTAAAGAGCTGATTGCAGGCCTGCGAAACGAGCTGAGCAGCGTTGACGGTTGCGGTGTCGCTATCGCCCCGCCGGTGATGTATCTGGATCAGGCTAAACACGCCCTTTCTGGCAGCCAGATTGTGCTCGGCGCGCAGAACGTGGACGTTAACCTTTCCGGTGCTTTCACGGGTGAAGTCTCCGCGGACATGCTGAAAGACGTCGGTGCACAGTACATTATCATCGGTCACTCTGAGCGTCGTACCTACCATAAAGAGAGCGATGAGCTTATCGCGAAGAAGTTCGCCTTACTGAAAGCGGCAGGTCTGATCCCGGTATTGTGTATCGGCGAAACCGAAGCCGAAAATGAAGCAGGCAAAACCGAAGAAGTGTGCGCACGTCAGATTGACGCGGTGTTAAAAACCCAGGGTGCTGAAGCGTTCAACGGCGTGGTCATTGCCTACGAGCCAGTCTGGGCCATCGGTACGGGCAAATCTGCTACGCCTGCGCAGGCTCAGGCAGTACACAAATTTATCCGCGATCATATCGCGAAAGAAAACCATGCTGTAGCGGCCCAGGTCATCCTCCAGTACGGCGGCTCCGTAAATGATAAAAATGCGGCCGAGCTGTTTGCCCAGCCGGATATTGACGGCGCGCTGGTTGGCGGCGCATCGCTGAAGGCAGATGCCTTTGCGGCCATTGTGAAAGCAGCGGCAGCGGCGAAAAACGCCTGA
- a CDS encoding DUF1454 family protein codes for MDNMNKALITSITLLVTLAAPPLWADPVPQDRTEHMPTAPYLMAGAPTFDFTIGQFREKYNAINPALTIPEYRAIDNRGDKSNLTRAASKINENLYSSTAIEQGTGKVKTLQITWLPVPGPDEKAARDKARAYMAALARFFEPTLTEALSLKRLDDLLNRGKGSRYFEQSEGALRYVIADNGDKGLTFAIEPIKLAMTPN; via the coding sequence ATGGACAACATGAATAAAGCGCTCATCACGAGCATTACACTTCTCGTTACGCTGGCGGCGCCTCCGCTTTGGGCTGATCCTGTGCCACAGGATCGTACCGAGCATATGCCGACTGCTCCCTATCTTATGGCGGGGGCGCCAACATTTGATTTTACTATCGGCCAGTTTCGGGAAAAGTATAATGCGATTAATCCAGCATTAACGATCCCGGAGTATCGGGCAATCGACAATCGCGGGGACAAAAGTAATTTGACCCGTGCCGCCAGCAAGATCAATGAAAATCTCTATAGCTCTACCGCCATTGAACAGGGCACTGGTAAGGTCAAAACCCTGCAAATTACCTGGCTGCCGGTGCCTGGCCCTGATGAGAAGGCGGCACGTGATAAAGCCCGCGCTTATATGGCCGCCCTGGCGCGCTTTTTTGAGCCCACGCTGACCGAAGCGCTGAGCCTGAAACGTCTGGATGACCTGCTAAACAGGGGTAAAGGATCGCGCTACTTTGAACAGAGCGAAGGGGCATTACGCTATGTCATTGCGGATAACGGTGATAAGGGGCTGACCTTTGCTATCGAGCCAATAAAACTGGCCATGACCCCCAACTGA